One Desulfovibrio litoralis DSM 11393 genomic window, GCTTCGGGGGAATCCCCCGAAACAAAGGGAAAATTTAATTTTCCTGTAAAATGAGTGGTTTTTGTGACTTAAGACGTTTTATGCTATGTGCATACAGAGCATAAAACGATGACAAAAGCACGCAAAACAGAGTTTTGCAATGGTATTTATTATCAGAACATAAAAATATTATTCACTTTATCAAAAAAAGACTGGTTTTATTTTTAAACTCTATGTACATTACCGCATGAAAAAATATAATCTTAATCTTCAGAATATTTTTATATAAAAAAAATGGGGCTGATATGTTATTTTTAACTTCACTGGCTATTTTTTTGTTTTGTGGTGCTTTTGCCGGTATTTTGGCGGGGTTGTTTGGTGTTGGCGGCGGTATTGTAATTGTACCGTTGGTCAGTATGGTTTTGGTTTCTCAAGGTGTTACTCCTGATCATATTATGCACATTGCAATAGGTACTTCGCTCGCCAGCATTATGTTTACCTCAATTTCAAGCTTTATGTCTCATCATAAACGTGGGGCTGTTTTATGGAGTCTTGTTTTTACTATTGCCCCCGGAATTTTAATAGGAACTCTACTCGGTTCATATATAGCATCATATCTTTCACCAACTTTTTTAAAAACCTTTTTTGCAATTTTCTTGTTATATGTTGCGACTCAAATGTTGCTTAATTTTAAACCCAAAGGTGA contains:
- a CDS encoding sulfite exporter TauE/SafE family protein, translating into MLFLTSLAIFLFCGAFAGILAGLFGVGGGIVIVPLVSMVLVSQGVTPDHIMHIAIGTSLASIMFTSISSFMSHHKRGAVLWSLVFTIAPGILIGTLLGSYIASYLSPTFLKTFFAIFLLYVATQMLLNFKPKGERTLPKMIGTSLIGGLIGVVSSLVGIGGGTLSVPFMLWCNIPMPKAVGTSAAIGFPIAVSGALGYVLTGLSVSDLPPYSFGYVYIPALLGLVATSMLTAPIGVKLAHSLPVPKLKKMFSILLYIMAIKMLFF